A genomic stretch from Candidatus Eisenbacteria bacterium includes:
- a CDS encoding lipocalin-like domain-containing protein yields the protein MPDIRHRWKSVLGAATLTMIAALAIAAGYEYASKPRAFRFPRDHASHPEYRVEWWYYTGNVAAGTRWFGYQLTFFRVGIDPAWRQSASAWAPHDVLFAHLALTDVEGRRFRFHERVARPSLGMAGADTVRYRVWIDDWSASLEPDERTHRLQARASDLALDLRLTPNKPLVVHGKDGLSHKSAAPGNASHYYSLSRLRTAGGIRAGGDSLAVRGTSWMDHEFSTSQLDSAQVGWDWFSLQLDTDEELMLYQLRRRDGSIEPVSSGTWIGGEGRAEHLARQAFAITPARRWKSPASGATYPHGWKVRVPSRDLDLTVTPVLDDQELRSRTMGGVIYWEGAVRVGGTSRGTPVTGRGYVELTGYTGRAPGL from the coding sequence ATGCCGGACATCAGGCATCGATGGAAATCCGTCCTGGGTGCCGCGACGCTCACCATGATCGCGGCGCTCGCGATCGCCGCCGGCTACGAGTACGCCTCCAAGCCGCGCGCCTTTCGCTTTCCCCGCGACCACGCCTCGCATCCCGAGTACCGGGTCGAGTGGTGGTACTACACCGGCAACGTGGCGGCCGGGACGAGATGGTTCGGTTATCAGCTCACGTTCTTTCGCGTGGGCATCGATCCTGCGTGGCGGCAGAGCGCGTCGGCCTGGGCGCCTCACGACGTCCTCTTCGCGCATCTGGCGCTCACCGACGTGGAAGGCCGGCGGTTCCGGTTCCACGAGCGGGTCGCGCGACCTTCGCTCGGCATGGCCGGCGCCGACACGGTGCGCTACCGGGTATGGATCGACGACTGGAGCGCGTCGCTCGAACCCGACGAGCGAACGCACCGTCTGCAGGCCCGCGCGTCCGATCTGGCATTGGACCTGCGGCTCACCCCGAACAAGCCGCTGGTCGTTCATGGCAAGGACGGCCTCAGCCACAAGTCCGCGGCGCCGGGAAACGCATCCCACTATTACTCGCTCTCGAGGCTGAGGACGGCGGGAGGAATCCGCGCCGGCGGCGACTCGCTCGCGGTGCGCGGCACCTCGTGGATGGATCACGAGTTCAGCACCAGCCAGCTCGACTCGGCCCAGGTCGGATGGGACTGGTTCTCGCTCCAGCTCGACACCGACGAGGAGCTGATGCTCTACCAGCTGCGGCGTCGCGACGGCTCGATCGAGCCGGTCTCGAGCGGCACGTGGATCGGAGGGGAGGGGCGCGCCGAGCACCTCGCGCGGCAGGCCTTCGCGATCACGCCGGCGCGCCGGTGGAAGAGTCCGGCTTCGGGCGCCACGTATCCGCACGGCTGGAAGGTGCGGGTTCCGAGCCGTGATCTGGACCTGACGGTGACGCCGGTCCTCGACGATCAGGAGCTCCGATCGCGGACCATGGGCGGCGTGATCTACTGGGAGGGTGCTGTGCGCGTCGGCGGAACGAGCCGCGGAACGCCGGTCACCGGGAGAGGCTACGTCGAGCTCACCGGCTACACGGGGCGGGCGCCGGGGTTGTAA
- a CDS encoding cysteine peptidase family C39 domain-containing protein produces MSGGVALALAVSLASPAAAPSSPAKSVESSWALPVPVIRQARERCGPAALQMVMRYYRADSAAEAQAEAAYDPVLRGALITELAAAARRAGFDAAVEKPGEDSLAAFLGQDVPPILLIDAGIGPLRKNHYVVLVGWDGQRSRVTILDGGSKPRSTGREGLMKRWSAAGGRALVVRRP; encoded by the coding sequence GTGAGCGGAGGCGTGGCGCTGGCGCTGGCCGTATCCCTGGCCTCGCCGGCCGCCGCGCCGTCTTCCCCGGCAAAGTCGGTGGAGTCATCGTGGGCTCTTCCGGTTCCGGTGATCCGTCAGGCCCGCGAGCGCTGCGGCCCCGCGGCATTGCAGATGGTGATGCGCTACTACCGCGCGGACTCGGCTGCCGAGGCGCAGGCAGAGGCTGCTTACGACCCGGTCCTGCGCGGGGCGCTCATCACCGAGCTCGCGGCCGCGGCGCGCCGCGCCGGCTTCGACGCCGCCGTGGAGAAACCGGGCGAGGATTCGCTGGCGGCGTTTCTCGGTCAGGACGTGCCGCCGATTCTGCTCATCGATGCCGGCATCGGTCCGCTCCGGAAGAATCACTACGTCGTGCTGGTCGGCTGGGATGGCCAGCGGAGCCGCGTCACGATCCTCGATGGCGGCTCGAAGCCGCGCAGCACGGGTCGCGAGGGGCTGATGAAACGCTGGAGCGCGGCCGGGGGCCGGGCGCTCGTGGTGCGGCGTCCGTGA
- a CDS encoding PA2779 family protein, whose amino-acid sequence MRFPRTLRYFTALVLACWWSVLHVAPAAAALAPSRVSGQTAITSTRDADLVIVQRALEHRMVVQKLRDYGVSPEEAQLKVASMSDEDLHTLASASKGLPAGGDALGALVTVLIIILLVIVILKLLNKDITVK is encoded by the coding sequence ATGCGATTCCCGCGAACCCTGCGCTATTTCACCGCTCTGGTGCTGGCCTGCTGGTGGAGCGTGCTGCACGTGGCGCCGGCAGCCGCCGCGCTCGCACCCTCGCGTGTCTCGGGGCAGACCGCCATCACCTCGACGCGTGACGCCGACCTGGTGATCGTCCAGCGCGCGCTCGAGCACAGGATGGTCGTGCAGAAGCTGCGTGATTACGGCGTCTCGCCCGAAGAGGCCCAGCTCAAGGTGGCGTCCATGTCGGACGAGGACCTGCACACGCTGGCTTCGGCATCGAAGGGATTGCCGGCCGGCGGGGACGCGCTCGGCGCGCTGGTCACGGTGCTGATCATCATCTTGCTGGTGATCGTGATCCTCAAGCTCCTCAACAAGGACATCACCGTCAAGTGA
- a CDS encoding ABC transporter substrate-binding protein — MRRLAAALLLLLLTDCAARRESLLYPPGPGGTPRRGGHAIFVREEDPDYLDPALSYGTYSAPIIEGVYRGLLEYVDAPGLEGARLVPELAETLPDLREGGTLYAFKVRAAARFGSPLHRHITAADFKYAIERLFRVNSPGIDFYTSIVGADRVRDGRDTALAGVIARGDSLYIRLTRPDPIFLSVLSLSFTCPLPREIVERWPNEFSQHTVSSGPFEIAEYVPRRRVLLVRNHDYAGTPAWLDTFELRLSVSPTNAVALIRRGQVDGGFFEVPAAEFGRLRRDPTWRQQVMVSDALSTWFVFMNVRVKPFNDPRVRQAVAWAIDRRAIAKAWSGAASPAYEFLPLAMPGAKPLDFYHGPDVPRARQLLREAGYPNGFSTRLFGFTAGPEPRVAAILQQNLGDVGIRAQLELSEAASYTAFAGDTSNRVPMGVYGWYADYPDASNFFGPLLDGRRITPIQNNNLGVFDDPMINAEIDRAMATADPAERSRRWGRLDSLVMERAPVAPTVHAMETRIFSTRIGGWYHHITRLMKIDRLYLKQTQPARPVASSER; from the coding sequence ATGCGGCGCCTCGCGGCGGCTCTTCTGCTCCTCCTGCTCACGGACTGCGCCGCCCGCCGCGAATCTCTCCTCTATCCGCCGGGCCCCGGCGGAACGCCGCGGCGCGGTGGGCACGCGATCTTCGTGCGCGAAGAGGATCCGGACTACCTCGATCCCGCGCTCTCCTACGGCACCTACAGCGCGCCGATCATCGAGGGCGTGTACCGCGGACTCCTGGAGTACGTCGACGCGCCGGGGCTCGAGGGCGCGCGCCTCGTGCCCGAGCTGGCCGAGACGCTGCCCGACCTCCGTGAGGGCGGCACCCTGTACGCGTTCAAGGTCCGCGCCGCCGCGCGCTTCGGCTCGCCGCTCCATCGGCACATCACCGCCGCCGACTTCAAGTACGCGATCGAGCGGTTGTTTCGAGTCAACTCGCCGGGCATCGACTTCTACACTTCGATCGTCGGCGCCGACCGCGTACGGGACGGCCGCGACACCGCGCTCGCCGGTGTGATTGCGCGCGGAGATTCGCTCTACATCCGGCTCACCCGGCCCGACCCGATCTTCCTCAGCGTGCTTTCGCTGAGCTTCACTTGCCCCTTGCCCCGCGAGATCGTCGAGCGCTGGCCGAACGAGTTCTCCCAGCACACCGTCTCCAGCGGGCCGTTCGAGATCGCGGAGTACGTTCCGCGCCGGCGCGTGCTGCTGGTGCGGAACCACGACTACGCCGGCACGCCAGCGTGGCTCGACACCTTCGAGCTCAGACTGAGCGTCAGCCCGACCAACGCGGTGGCGCTGATTCGCCGCGGCCAGGTCGACGGGGGATTCTTCGAGGTGCCCGCGGCCGAGTTCGGGCGGCTGCGCCGCGACCCCACCTGGCGCCAGCAGGTCATGGTGAGCGACGCGTTGAGCACCTGGTTCGTGTTCATGAACGTGCGGGTCAAGCCATTCAACGATCCGCGCGTGCGCCAGGCGGTCGCGTGGGCCATCGATCGCCGCGCCATCGCCAAGGCGTGGAGCGGGGCCGCGTCGCCGGCTTACGAGTTCCTGCCGCTGGCGATGCCCGGGGCCAAGCCGCTGGACTTCTATCACGGGCCGGACGTGCCACGAGCCAGGCAGCTGCTGCGAGAGGCGGGTTATCCCAACGGCTTCTCGACCCGGCTGTTCGGCTTCACCGCCGGCCCCGAGCCCCGCGTGGCCGCGATCTTGCAGCAGAACCTTGGCGACGTCGGCATCCGCGCGCAGCTCGAGCTGAGCGAGGCCGCGAGCTACACCGCCTTCGCCGGCGATACCAGCAATCGCGTGCCCATGGGGGTGTACGGCTGGTACGCCGACTATCCCGACGCTTCGAACTTCTTCGGCCCGCTGCTCGACGGACGGCGCATCACCCCCATCCAGAACAACAACCTCGGGGTCTTCGACGATCCGATGATCAACGCCGAGATCGACCGCGCCATGGCCACCGCCGACCCCGCCGAGCGCTCGCGGCGGTGGGGACGGCTCGATTCACTGGTGATGGAGAGGGCGCCGGTCGCTCCCACGGTCCACGCGATGGAGACCCGCATCTTCAGCACGCGGATCGGCGGCTGGTATCACCACATCACCCGGCTGATGAAGATCGATCGTCTGTATCTCAAGCAAACGCAACCCGCCCGCCCCGTCGCGAGCAGCGAGCGATGA
- a CDS encoding tetratricopeptide repeat protein — protein sequence MRRLAVALAITLSGCGHIVVLNDPLTAAEHNDLGVAYEQAGHKDLAAREYRKALKRDRHFAVARVNLGNLAAASGEWADAEKCYRRALRDRPDDADAMNNLATALLKRGKRLDEAEQLAARAVATGGRDSLYRATLAEVQSARSAAADRR from the coding sequence GTGAGGCGGCTGGCCGTCGCGCTGGCCATCACGCTTTCCGGCTGCGGGCACATCGTCGTTCTCAACGATCCCCTCACGGCGGCCGAGCACAACGACCTGGGCGTGGCTTACGAGCAGGCGGGGCACAAGGATCTCGCCGCGCGCGAGTATCGCAAGGCGCTGAAGCGCGATCGTCACTTCGCGGTGGCGCGCGTGAACCTCGGCAACCTGGCCGCCGCATCCGGAGAATGGGCCGACGCCGAGAAGTGCTATCGCAGAGCGCTGAGAGACCGGCCGGACGACGCGGACGCCATGAACAATCTCGCCACCGCGTTGCTCAAGCGCGGGAAGCGTCTCGACGAGGCCGAGCAGCTGGCGGCTCGCGCCGTGGCGACCGGCGGCCGCGACTCGCTCTACCGGGCCACGCTGGCCGAGGTGCAGAGCGCGCGCAGCGCCGCGGCCGACCGCCGTTGA
- a CDS encoding FtsX-like permease family protein produces MNAVWRRVILRRLTEEWPRTLLTVLGVSLGVAVFVAIRLASHSAMASFGGTVDAVAGKANLEVSASSEGFDERLYPAIRREPGVRAAAPVIEVFARARTGGPLPARSARARDDWPETVLVLGLDPFAEEPFQRVRGDRGDDGQGSEALSLLAPRSAFITASYAMRLGIHAGDTLTVLASGRPEPLVVRRVLGGSDLDQALGGSVVIVDIATAQDVFRRYGRIDRVDLLVDQSTRDRVREALARRLSADLTVDLPAGRTRQVENMVEAFRLNLEALSFIALFVAMFLIFNAVAMSVLRWRREIGMLRAVGVTRGGVVGLFLGEGLFFGIAGSALGLAIGTWLARGALTLVGRTLSDLYMVRQVASLHPDAGAYALGFGVGVAAAVCSALVPAIEASRTPPGVTLRQGLWIEAQPLHLGRWSSAGIGLLIAAVAISAWTIRAMRPGGGFVSAFLALVGFALLAPVFTRLGERVMGALLRRLAGVSGMLGTRYLRDAIARTSAAVGALMVAVGMWVALDVMVGSFRRTVDTWVTQTIRGDLYVEPVGHRENLGVTQLPDSFVSRVRTLPHVLAVDTFRGTRFRHRGRLAFAAGLDFDVQEGVGHLQFTRGSAGDVLAAAQARQGVVVSESFAHHFKTRVGDQLALETPSGRVSRPVVGIYYDYSTDAGAVVMDRALFESLWRVRRVESLAIFARAGTDVDALRQQVLDAGGPNLVLNATPHQELRARVLEVFDQTFQVTYALQSIAILVAVLGVAGTLTALILQRGREIAVLRAIGASRAQVQGIVLVESGLIGLFGAVLGCVCGLALAMILIHVINRQYFGWTIRVQLEPRMFLQTLPVLVVSALLAGIGPARRAASRVAAEAMRMD; encoded by the coding sequence ATGAACGCCGTGTGGCGGCGGGTGATCCTTCGGCGCCTCACCGAGGAATGGCCGCGCACCCTGCTCACCGTTCTCGGCGTGAGCCTTGGCGTGGCGGTCTTCGTCGCCATCCGGCTCGCCAGCCACTCGGCGATGGCGTCGTTCGGCGGCACGGTCGATGCCGTTGCCGGCAAGGCGAACCTCGAGGTCAGCGCCTCCTCGGAAGGGTTCGACGAGCGGCTCTATCCCGCGATCCGCCGGGAGCCGGGCGTGCGCGCGGCGGCCCCGGTCATCGAAGTCTTCGCCCGCGCCCGCACCGGCGGGCCGCTGCCGGCGCGGTCGGCGCGTGCGCGCGACGACTGGCCCGAGACCGTGCTGGTGCTGGGACTCGACCCCTTCGCGGAGGAGCCCTTCCAGCGGGTTCGCGGCGACCGTGGCGATGACGGCCAGGGATCCGAAGCGCTCTCGCTGCTCGCGCCGCGCTCGGCGTTCATCACCGCCTCGTACGCGATGCGCCTTGGGATTCATGCCGGCGACACGCTCACCGTCCTGGCCTCCGGGCGCCCGGAGCCTCTGGTGGTGCGTCGCGTGCTCGGAGGATCCGATCTCGATCAGGCGCTCGGTGGCAGCGTGGTGATCGTCGACATCGCCACCGCCCAGGATGTCTTCCGCCGCTACGGTCGGATCGACCGGGTGGATCTGCTCGTCGATCAAAGCACTCGCGACCGCGTCAGGGAGGCGCTGGCGCGCCGGCTCTCCGCCGACCTCACCGTGGACTTGCCCGCCGGGCGCACGCGCCAGGTGGAAAACATGGTCGAGGCGTTCCGGCTGAATCTCGAAGCGCTCTCGTTCATCGCCCTGTTCGTGGCGATGTTCCTGATCTTCAACGCGGTGGCGATGTCGGTGCTCCGCTGGCGGCGCGAGATCGGCATGCTGCGCGCCGTCGGCGTGACGCGCGGCGGCGTCGTTGGCCTGTTCCTCGGCGAAGGCCTGTTCTTCGGCATCGCCGGCTCGGCGCTCGGGCTCGCGATCGGCACCTGGCTCGCGCGCGGCGCGCTGACCCTCGTGGGACGCACGCTCAGCGATCTCTACATGGTGCGCCAGGTGGCATCGCTTCATCCCGATGCCGGCGCGTACGCGCTTGGCTTCGGGGTCGGCGTGGCGGCCGCGGTGTGCTCCGCGCTGGTTCCTGCGATCGAGGCCTCGCGCACGCCTCCCGGCGTCACGCTGCGCCAGGGCTTGTGGATCGAGGCGCAGCCTCTCCACCTCGGCCGCTGGTCTTCTGCCGGGATCGGCCTGCTCATCGCGGCCGTCGCGATCTCGGCGTGGACCATCCGTGCGATGCGCCCGGGGGGTGGCTTCGTGAGCGCCTTCCTGGCGCTCGTGGGCTTCGCGCTGCTCGCTCCAGTCTTCACGCGTCTCGGCGAGCGAGTGATGGGCGCTCTGCTGCGACGATTGGCGGGCGTTTCCGGCATGCTCGGCACCCGCTATCTGCGGGACGCGATCGCGCGCACCAGCGCCGCGGTCGGTGCGCTCATGGTCGCGGTCGGCATGTGGGTCGCCCTCGACGTGATGGTGGGCAGCTTCCGCCGCACGGTCGACACATGGGTGACGCAGACGATCCGCGGCGATCTCTACGTCGAGCCGGTCGGCCATCGCGAGAACCTCGGCGTCACCCAGCTCCCGGACTCGTTCGTGTCGCGGGTGCGGACGTTGCCGCACGTCCTTGCGGTGGACACGTTTCGCGGCACGCGCTTTCGTCATCGCGGCCGCCTCGCCTTCGCGGCCGGTCTCGATTTCGATGTCCAGGAAGGGGTCGGACATCTGCAGTTCACGCGCGGCTCTGCTGGCGACGTTCTGGCGGCGGCCCAGGCCCGTCAGGGCGTGGTCGTGAGCGAGAGCTTCGCCCACCACTTCAAGACCCGGGTCGGCGACCAGCTGGCGCTCGAGACGCCGAGCGGCCGGGTCTCCCGACCCGTGGTCGGGATCTACTACGACTACAGCACCGATGCCGGCGCGGTGGTCATGGATCGCGCCCTGTTCGAGTCGTTGTGGCGCGTGCGGCGGGTCGAGAGCCTGGCCATCTTCGCGCGCGCGGGAACCGACGTGGACGCCTTGAGACAGCAGGTGCTCGATGCCGGCGGGCCGAACCTCGTGCTGAACGCGACTCCCCATCAGGAGCTGCGCGCGAGAGTGCTGGAAGTGTTCGATCAGACCTTCCAGGTGACCTACGCGCTCCAGTCGATCGCCATCCTGGTCGCGGTGCTGGGTGTCGCGGGCACGCTGACGGCGCTGATCCTTCAGCGCGGACGCGAGATCGCGGTGCTGCGGGCCATCGGGGCGTCGCGCGCTCAGGTGCAGGGCATCGTGCTGGTCGAGAGCGGGCTGATCGGGCTCTTCGGCGCGGTGCTCGGCTGCGTCTGCGGCCTGGCGCTGGCGATGATTCTGATCCACGTCATCAACCGCCAGTACTTCGGCTGGACGATCCGCGTGCAGCTCGAGCCCCGCATGTTCCTGCAGACGCTTCCGGTGCTGGTGGTGAGCGCGCTGCTCGCCGGCATCGGCCCGGCTCGGCGTGCCGCGTCCCGCGTCGCCGCCGAGGCCATGAGGATGGACTGA
- a CDS encoding DUF4920 domain-containing protein encodes MKRFTVILIALLIPLFAVAALAEPVAVGAEITVKKPVKLAKLAKSPEKFVGKTIRIEGTALKVCQGAGCWVEVSDGKGVTFLAKSLDESVLLPKDSAGRSIVVQGVVTKMAPKTHDHEHEGEGHECPVPTFLISTQGALLP; translated from the coding sequence ATGAAGCGCTTCACGGTCATCCTGATCGCCCTGCTCATCCCGCTGTTCGCCGTCGCGGCCCTGGCCGAGCCTGTCGCAGTCGGCGCCGAGATCACGGTCAAGAAGCCGGTCAAGCTCGCCAAGCTCGCCAAGTCGCCCGAGAAGTTCGTGGGCAAGACGATCCGCATCGAAGGCACGGCGCTCAAGGTCTGCCAGGGCGCGGGTTGCTGGGTGGAGGTGAGCGACGGCAAGGGCGTCACGTTCCTCGCCAAGAGCCTCGACGAGTCCGTGCTCCTTCCCAAGGACAGCGCCGGCCGCTCGATCGTGGTCCAGGGAGTGGTCACCAAGATGGCGCCCAAGACGCATGACCACGAGCACGAAGGCGAAGGCCATGAGTGCCCGGTCCCGACCTTCCTCATCTCGACTCAGGGGGCTCTGCTCCCCTGA
- a CDS encoding ABC transporter ATP-binding protein has protein sequence MSDDSTRTPALRLVRVVKEYRLGDGLVRALDDVSLEVGRGEFLALMGRSGSGKSTLLNLVAGIDTPSRGEVWVEGRELSRLSDDALTRLRRDRIGVVYQFFNLISTLTVRENVALPAELAGRPAREALAAADRLIADVGLEARRDARPHMLSGGELQRAAIARALVMSPALVLADEPTGNLDTRAAERVLELLRDLGERAGATVLLVTHSREAAAAASRVIEIHDGRIADSDAR, from the coding sequence ATGAGCGATGATTCCACGCGGACGCCTGCCTTGCGGCTGGTCAGGGTCGTCAAGGAGTACCGCCTGGGCGATGGCCTGGTGCGCGCGCTCGACGACGTGTCACTCGAAGTCGGGCGCGGCGAGTTCCTGGCGCTGATGGGTCGCAGCGGCTCGGGGAAGAGCACTCTGCTCAACCTGGTCGCCGGCATCGACACGCCATCTCGGGGCGAAGTGTGGGTCGAAGGCCGGGAGCTGAGCCGGCTCTCCGATGACGCACTCACGCGGCTGCGGCGCGACCGCATCGGCGTCGTCTACCAGTTCTTCAATCTGATCTCCACGCTCACGGTGCGTGAGAATGTCGCCCTTCCCGCCGAGCTCGCCGGACGTCCCGCGCGCGAGGCCCTGGCGGCCGCGGACCGGCTCATCGCGGACGTCGGACTCGAGGCGCGCCGCGACGCGCGGCCCCACATGCTGTCGGGCGGCGAGCTGCAGCGCGCGGCCATCGCGCGGGCGCTGGTGATGTCTCCCGCGCTGGTGCTGGCCGACGAGCCGACCGGCAATCTGGATACCCGCGCCGCGGAGCGGGTGCTCGAGCTGTTGCGCGATCTCGGTGAGCGGGCCGGCGCCACGGTCCTGCTCGTCACTCACAGCCGCGAAGCCGCGGCGGCGGCGTCGCGAGTGATCGAGATCCACGACGGACGCATCGCGGATTCGGACGCGCGATGA